ATAGAAGAAGCGTTGTCTACCGGAAATCAATTGAAATTCGGTGTCAGATTGGTATGTACTGTGAGAGAACGTTGAGCGAATAGCTAACGGATTTCTAGCCGGGTTTCTCTAGAACGATAATATAAATGCAGCTATAGCAGATCTGGGCCTCGATCCAATATTTGCTCTACCTCCAGAGAATCCAACTTTCACAGCTTTACTACTACTACTACTTTACCGTTACAATAAAATATATAATAACGCGAAGAGACAGCCAGTTTCCACCTGAAGTCTAAAACGACATCTTATCGGGTTAGAAACCTTTTACCGTGCAAACAACCATCAGAAGACTCTCAAGTGGATTCCCCCTCGGCTGACCCCCTCCTTCCGTTGGAACCGATTTCATTTGAAATCCGGGGTGGGGGTGTCGCCAATAGATGAGGACAACTGAACGAAAGCGCGGGACGTTAAATGACAGGGAAAATCAGAGGCCGCTACTTGTTATAGCTTTCCGGGATCAGTACGACGCCGTGAAAGTCAAAGGCTTCCTCAACGAAGCTCTCGATGCAATCGAAAGTCGGCGTAAACGCGACTGCAGGGAGATAGAATTTCTCAGTCGGTGTCTCATCACGTATCTCGTCTGTGAGTTCTCTTTCACTCATTGTACCTATACCTTGTATCCACGTACGCATTAGTCCTATCGCGTATAATTACACCTCTTTATGTAGGGTAAACATGAATGATATTTTGTTATACTTGCCAAGCGTGTCGGAGCATTCCTTCTCCCGTTTTGGCGACCATCCCATAGCAATCTCACTCCCCAACTATCGAGATCTGGCAGCGTCGGCAACTCTCAGGATGGACGCTTCAGCGAGTCTAGTGAACCCGACGCGTACCGCAAAGCAAGTCTGAAATCGCTTATCGAGATATATCCCTCGCCGATGCAGCCGAAAATCTCAGAGAAAGGCAAATACTGTGGCTACAATACGGCATATAGTGTTATAAAATCTATATTTGTACTATTTTCGCCGTATTTGGCCATGTTATGGGTCCATGTATGAGCCGATTTACGCACAAATGGCTAGTCGCGTTGGAGGCGATCGTTCGAGCGTCCTCGCCGAACAGGTACGGCCGCGTCGTGGGGAGGATAAACACTAATATATACCCGGTATAAGAGTCCAGACGACGAATTGGTTCCATCGCCTTTCGGACGTGACTCTCCAAACGAAACGACCCACTCTATATGTCAGTTACAGCGAAGATACACATCGAACACGAACGACTCGCGCTCATCCCCACGTTGCAGAGCCTCGGTGAGGTAGAAATCAGGGTCGTCACGCAGGGAACAACCGCTCCCGGCGCGACCAATTTCCCTTTTCTCATCAAATACGACGACCGGGCAGAACTCGAAACGATGCTCGACGACGACCCGACGGTCGAAAGCTACGAACTGGTCGACTGGACCGACGACACCGGCATCTACTACATCGAACACACGCCCGAGACGGTCCTCATCAGCAACGTCGTGACCGAGGTGAATGGATTTCTCGTCCACACCGAAACGAAGGGCAGCGGATGGCTCGTTCGCCTACTCCTCCCCGATAAAGAGGCTCTCAACACGATCTGGGAGTTCGCTACCGATCAGGGTATGACGTTCACGATTATCGAGATATACGGGACAGACGACGCGGGAACCGACACTTCCTACGGTCTGACCGACGAGCAGACCGCCGCGCTGAAAACTGCCTACGAGAAGGGGTACTTCGGTGAACCGCGCGACATCTCGCTCGACGAAGTCGCCAGCGAGCTGGGACTCTCCTCGACGGCGATGAGCGGGCGACTTCGCCGCGGGATGCGCAACCTCGTCGCCGCGACTATCGCGGACGTCGACGAGGAGTGATGCTACTTCTCCCGAACCACGGGTCGGAGCGCCGTCGCGTCCTTGTCGTACCCCAGCCAAACGCTCAACGCGGCCGCGACGAAGACGAGATATACGGGAAACAGGCAGACGAGCGCGTACGCAACGAACGCTAGAGTGAGGCCACCGACCCAGTAGAGGAGTCCGATACCGACGAGACCGACGAGAGCACCAGCGCCTACGCCGAGGCGGAACGCGTGGGCTGCGGCCGGGCCGGGGGAGATTCGTACCGTCTTCATGCGAGAATTTGGATCCAGGGACCGATAAACACCTCGAAATCCGACAATTCTAATTATAAATACTACACTCACGTCTATCTACTGCATTGCTCTCTTCGTACGTGTCGACGATACACGGGGCGAAAGATTATGTCCGCTTCAGTCTCACCGACAGACAGAATGGCACTTTCGCTCGTCGCCGCGGTCGCCGCGAACGGCGTCATCGGGGCCGACGGTTCGGTTCCGTGGCACTACCCCG
This genomic stretch from Haloarcula limicola harbors:
- a CDS encoding helix-turn-helix domain-containing protein → MSVTAKIHIEHERLALIPTLQSLGEVEIRVVTQGTTAPGATNFPFLIKYDDRAELETMLDDDPTVESYELVDWTDDTGIYYIEHTPETVLISNVVTEVNGFLVHTETKGSGWLVRLLLPDKEALNTIWEFATDQGMTFTIIEIYGTDDAGTDTSYGLTDEQTAALKTAYEKGYFGEPRDISLDEVASELGLSSTAMSGRLRRGMRNLVAATIADVDEE